A single Vibrio sp. YMD68 DNA region contains:
- a CDS encoding M3 family oligoendopeptidase: MTAPSWDLSIAYQHLDDPKIEQDIQLIEQCIQALKAHVENRTQVTVMQNAVQTSEAAGTLMATINTVATCYASVDSSNDVAKSLMGRVAKLNSELTQAFSPYRDTITHADEAYIEQVLAHPSPDVSGQAFQFDCLRQLADSRLSVTEEQLITALEVDGKDAWGRMYDNLTGTLQVTLKHSDGSTEVMGFSQAASLLYGSDFEKQPAAWQAIQDAMSLHQESFASILNALAGWRHTEADKRSHTRDIHFLESSLHGSRISEQTLDSMISVTKLNRHVGQKAGSLMARVHNLDQMQPWNHLAAMPVLGEGEATQYSFDEAIEIIRNAFSDVDVEMAEFVDVMIENGWIDAAPTKQRRLGAYCTKLAATRSPLVFMTWGGSRSDLLTLAHELGHAFHNWVMKGMPLCQTRYPMTLAETASIFAENIVRDYLLNQAKTTDEKLEMLWEELSSCYALMINIPVRFEFEREFYLLRKNGELSAAKLCALMSKHWQEWYGDSMSQPDPYFWASKLHFSLSDVSFYNYPYLFGYLFSKGVYAQREAKGADFYQDYLSLLRDTGSMNAEQVVEKHLGMTLTGAEFWQQSIDLVNEKVEEFEALLALRNDGNSPKVTNSMP; encoded by the coding sequence ATGACTGCACCAAGTTGGGATCTCTCTATTGCGTATCAACATTTAGACGATCCAAAAATTGAACAAGATATCCAATTAATTGAACAATGCATCCAAGCGCTCAAAGCACATGTTGAAAATCGTACTCAAGTGACCGTCATGCAAAACGCGGTGCAAACCTCTGAAGCCGCGGGCACATTAATGGCAACAATCAATACGGTGGCGACTTGTTACGCCTCCGTAGATTCTTCGAATGATGTTGCAAAATCACTCATGGGGAGAGTTGCCAAGCTTAATTCAGAACTTACCCAAGCCTTTAGCCCTTACCGCGACACCATTACGCATGCTGACGAAGCGTATATTGAGCAGGTTTTGGCTCATCCTAGTCCGGATGTTTCGGGCCAAGCGTTCCAGTTCGATTGTTTACGTCAATTGGCTGATAGCCGGCTCTCTGTGACGGAGGAGCAATTGATCACGGCCCTAGAAGTTGATGGCAAAGACGCTTGGGGAAGAATGTATGACAACCTGACTGGAACTCTACAGGTCACGCTGAAGCACTCAGATGGCTCCACAGAAGTGATGGGATTCTCTCAAGCAGCAAGCTTACTTTATGGCAGTGATTTTGAGAAACAACCAGCCGCCTGGCAAGCCATTCAAGATGCTATGTCACTGCATCAAGAGAGCTTTGCCTCCATACTCAATGCGTTAGCAGGATGGCGTCATACCGAGGCAGACAAACGTTCGCACACACGGGACATTCATTTTCTGGAATCAAGCCTGCACGGTAGCCGAATCTCGGAACAAACACTCGATTCGATGATATCCGTTACCAAGTTGAATCGTCATGTGGGACAAAAAGCGGGATCACTGATGGCGAGAGTGCATAATCTCGATCAAATGCAGCCATGGAACCACTTGGCGGCCATGCCTGTACTCGGGGAAGGCGAGGCCACGCAGTATAGCTTTGACGAGGCCATCGAAATCATTCGAAATGCGTTTTCGGACGTGGATGTCGAAATGGCTGAATTTGTCGATGTTATGATCGAAAATGGCTGGATAGATGCCGCGCCGACCAAGCAGCGACGTTTGGGCGCTTATTGCACCAAACTGGCGGCGACACGTTCACCGCTTGTCTTTATGACCTGGGGTGGGAGCCGATCGGACCTTCTTACTCTTGCCCATGAACTTGGCCACGCATTCCATAACTGGGTCATGAAAGGGATGCCGCTGTGTCAAACTCGTTACCCTATGACATTAGCAGAAACAGCGTCCATCTTTGCGGAGAATATCGTTCGAGACTATCTACTTAACCAAGCAAAAACCACGGATGAAAAGCTAGAAATGCTGTGGGAAGAATTGTCGTCATGTTACGCATTGATGATCAACATTCCGGTTCGATTTGAATTTGAAAGAGAATTCTACCTGCTACGAAAAAATGGTGAGCTCTCGGCGGCCAAACTGTGTGCGTTGATGAGTAAACATTGGCAAGAGTGGTATGGGGATTCGATGTCACAGCCAGACCCATACTTCTGGGCGAGTAAGCTGCATTTTAGTCTCTCTGACGTTAGCTTTTACAATTATCCTTACCTATTTGGTTATCTGTTTAGTAAGGGGGTTTATGCTCAAAGGGAAGCCAAAGGGGCCGATTTCTACCAAGACTATTTGTCATTGCTGCGTGACACAGGAAGTATGAACGCAGAACAAGTTGTAGAAAAGCACTTAGGCATGACGTTAACGGGTGCTGAGTTTTGGCAGCAAAGTATTGATTTGGTCAATGAGAAAGTGGAAGAATTCGAAGCGTTACTGGCGTTGAGAAACGATGGAAACTCGCCGAAGGTGACCAATAGTATGCCTTAA
- a CDS encoding VOC family protein: protein MHQHEKLNYIELPAHDLNATKSFFSSAFRWEFVDFGPDYIAFNNQGLDGGFFRSDACNETKKGGALLVFYSENIQETLLKVTENGGEIIQDIFEFPGGCRFHFKEPSGNEFAVWSESQGI, encoded by the coding sequence ATGCACCAACACGAAAAGCTCAATTATATTGAATTGCCTGCTCATGATTTGAATGCAACAAAATCATTCTTTTCATCCGCATTCCGCTGGGAGTTCGTCGATTTTGGGCCCGATTATATCGCGTTTAACAATCAAGGTTTAGATGGTGGCTTTTTTCGGTCTGATGCTTGTAATGAAACAAAAAAGGGCGGTGCATTACTTGTATTCTATAGCGAGAATATACAAGAGACGCTTCTCAAAGTGACTGAGAATGGCGGTGAAATCATTCAAGATATATTTGAATTTCCTGGTGGTTGTCGCTTTCACTTCAAGGAACCCAGTGGCAATGAGTTTGCTGTTTGGTCGGAAAGCCAAGGCATTTAA
- the cobU gene encoding bifunctional adenosylcobinamide kinase/adenosylcobinamide-phosphate guanylyltransferase — MSIHLILGGARSGKSSHAEQQAKQCLSSGKEGVTQLHYVATAQAFDEEMKQRIRHHQDQRDDRWIEHEVPINLVETINAFTIHDVVLIDCLTLWLNNVIFIRGDNVTSEAVQSEITALQSALKQTSATVILVSNEVGLGVVPMGKVSRMFVDHAGWMNQKIASIASRVEFIAAGLPMTLKQ; from the coding sequence ATGAGTATTCACCTTATACTGGGCGGCGCCCGTTCAGGAAAATCAAGCCATGCGGAGCAGCAAGCTAAACAGTGCTTATCCTCAGGCAAAGAGGGGGTAACACAGTTGCATTACGTGGCGACAGCTCAAGCGTTTGACGAAGAGATGAAGCAACGAATACGGCATCATCAAGATCAGAGAGATGATCGATGGATTGAACATGAAGTACCGATAAACCTCGTAGAGACGATAAATGCGTTTACCATTCATGATGTTGTGTTAATTGACTGTCTAACGTTATGGTTGAATAACGTTATATTTATCAGGGGTGACAATGTCACGTCAGAAGCAGTGCAGAGCGAAATAACCGCATTACAAAGTGCGCTCAAACAAACCAGTGCCACGGTCATTTTGGTCTCAAACGAGGTTGGACTAGGTGTCGTTCCAATGGGTAAAGTATCGCGAATGTTCGTTGATCATGCCGGTTGGATGAACCAAAAAATCGCGTCCATTGCTAGTCGAGTTGAATTTATTGCAGCGGGCTTACCAATGACGCTAAAGCAATAA
- a CDS encoding DUF3297 family protein, with product MNDTTSQPALPDRLAGNPRSPHHVAACFEHKIGIRLNGKERFDVEEYCISEGWVKIPSPKALDRRGQPILITLKGTVEAFYS from the coding sequence ATGAACGACACTACATCGCAACCTGCTTTACCAGACCGCCTTGCGGGTAACCCTCGCAGCCCCCACCATGTGGCAGCGTGTTTCGAACATAAAATTGGTATTCGTCTTAACGGCAAAGAGCGTTTCGATGTCGAGGAATATTGCATTAGCGAAGGTTGGGTAAAGATCCCTTCTCCTAAAGCACTTGATCGTCGCGGCCAGCCAATTCTCATCACATTAAAAGGCACTGTTGAAGCTTTTTACAGCTAA
- a CDS encoding fasciclin domain-containing protein: MSIKITAALTMLLATLSFSTTAVAHNHGMKEDIVDVAVGNGSFNTLVAAVKAAGLVDTLKGDGPFTVLAPTDEAFAKLPEGTVAMLLEPENKDKLVAVLTYHVIAGKVMAADVVKLDSATTVQGQTVMIKESYGKVMINNANVVATDVKASNGVIHVIDTVLLPK; encoded by the coding sequence ATGTCTATTAAAATAACGGCTGCTTTAACTATGTTACTGGCTACTTTATCTTTTTCTACTACTGCGGTAGCACATAACCACGGCATGAAGGAAGACATCGTTGATGTTGCGGTAGGAAATGGATCGTTTAATACCCTTGTTGCGGCGGTAAAAGCTGCGGGTCTTGTTGACACATTGAAAGGTGACGGACCATTCACTGTTTTGGCGCCAACTGATGAGGCTTTTGCTAAACTACCAGAAGGTACGGTTGCGATGCTGCTAGAACCAGAAAACAAAGATAAGCTAGTAGCGGTTCTAACCTACCACGTTATCGCTGGTAAAGTGATGGCTGCTGACGTTGTTAAACTTGATAGTGCAACTACGGTACAAGGTCAAACGGTCATGATTAAAGAAAGCTACGGCAAAGTAATGATTAACAACGCAAACGTGGTCGCGACCGATGTAAAAGCAAGCAACGGCGTTATTCACGTTATCGACACCGTTTTATTGCCTAAATAA
- a CDS encoding histidine phosphatase family protein, translating into MDKVVNVYLLRHGKTVGPAALNGRTDVPVCSDTQTQIVDALNKDAIEFASIITSPLSRCRALAEKWHGLNSSIPYRIETRFQEFDFGDYDGKTFDELQPMWPQLSTFWSDPAHHTLPNAEQLQDFYERVSQGWLDLTTKIQDDTLVVCHGGTIRLILAHILNVDWSNPAWYSSLHIGNQSITHIKVTLSEPRLAHIQMIGNPLF; encoded by the coding sequence ATGGATAAAGTAGTCAATGTTTACTTATTACGGCATGGGAAAACCGTTGGGCCTGCTGCCCTGAACGGACGAACCGATGTGCCGGTCTGTAGCGACACTCAAACACAGATTGTCGATGCACTAAATAAAGATGCCATTGAGTTCGCTTCCATCATTACCTCTCCCTTGTCTCGTTGCCGTGCATTAGCAGAAAAATGGCATGGCTTGAACTCATCAATACCTTATCGAATCGAGACACGATTCCAGGAATTCGATTTCGGCGATTACGATGGCAAGACGTTTGATGAGCTGCAACCCATGTGGCCACAGCTATCCACATTTTGGAGCGATCCCGCGCATCACACGTTGCCCAACGCTGAGCAGTTACAAGATTTCTATGAACGAGTGAGTCAAGGTTGGTTGGATCTGACCACAAAGATTCAGGACGATACTCTCGTTGTCTGCCATGGTGGGACTATTCGTCTGATCTTGGCGCACATTCTTAATGTCGATTGGTCGAACCCTGCATGGTACTCAAGTCTTCATATTGGGAATCAATCCATCACCCACATAAAAGTGACCCTATCTGAACCAAGACTCGCCCACATTCAAATGATAGGGAACCCCCTGTTTTAA
- a CDS encoding MmcQ/YjbR family DNA-binding protein, translated as MDYEQFNRLCASFPATTHVVQWGDSNVWKVGGKVFAIGGWSKNKSPAFTFKTSEQNFDFLSDSEGYIPAPYFANRGMKWIQQTETSGELDDDLTYYLSESYRIVSMGLSKRKRTELGIEV; from the coding sequence ATGGATTATGAACAATTTAACCGCTTATGTGCGTCATTCCCAGCCACGACTCACGTGGTGCAATGGGGAGATTCCAATGTTTGGAAAGTTGGGGGGAAAGTGTTTGCGATTGGCGGTTGGAGCAAAAATAAAAGCCCCGCATTTACGTTTAAAACCTCAGAACAAAACTTTGATTTTCTGAGTGATAGCGAAGGGTATATTCCCGCCCCGTATTTTGCGAATCGTGGTATGAAATGGATTCAACAAACCGAGACGTCAGGTGAGCTTGATGATGATCTAACCTATTACCTTTCTGAATCTTATCGCATTGTGTCTATGGGGTTGAGTAAAAGAAAACGAACAGAGTTAGGGATAGAAGTGTGA
- a CDS encoding adenosylcobinamide-GDP ribazoletransferase gives MVAWFRYQRDLFWLALSFFSRIPIPKATPYSAERMNRSGRYFALVGALLGAICGGSFWLLSLILPNDIALFVMLAFSLMLTGAFHEDGLTDMADGIGGGMSIERRLSIMKDSRIGTYGAATLVMGLLGKFLLLSELAERDANGGLLVFLVVIMAYTVSRTVAASLIFDMPYVSDNDTSKSKPLAQTQTPAELAFLMACAALTLLILTPLVFCVLALTLLIARYAFKRWLFARIGGFTGDCLGAAQQLSELLIYLILVGFAHNQVNVLGGWL, from the coding sequence ATGGTCGCTTGGTTCCGGTATCAGCGAGACCTATTTTGGTTAGCGCTCAGTTTTTTTTCACGCATTCCTATCCCTAAGGCTACGCCTTACAGCGCAGAACGCATGAATCGTTCAGGGCGCTACTTTGCATTGGTTGGTGCATTATTAGGGGCCATCTGCGGTGGAAGTTTCTGGCTGTTGTCATTAATTCTTCCCAATGACATAGCACTGTTTGTTATGCTGGCCTTCAGTTTAATGTTGACAGGCGCATTCCATGAAGATGGCCTAACAGACATGGCGGATGGCATTGGTGGAGGAATGAGTATAGAGCGGCGCTTATCGATAATGAAAGATAGCCGCATAGGAACCTACGGCGCGGCAACGTTAGTCATGGGACTGCTGGGTAAGTTTTTGTTATTGAGTGAATTAGCTGAGCGAGACGCAAACGGTGGATTGCTTGTCTTTCTTGTAGTGATTATGGCTTATACGGTCAGTCGAACTGTCGCAGCTTCACTTATTTTTGATATGCCCTACGTGAGCGACAATGATACCAGTAAAAGTAAGCCATTAGCTCAAACACAAACCCCTGCGGAACTTGCGTTTCTAATGGCATGCGCGGCATTGACGTTACTGATTCTTACACCATTGGTTTTCTGTGTTCTAGCCTTAACACTGCTGATTGCCCGTTATGCATTTAAACGATGGTTGTTCGCTCGAATAGGTGGCTTTACCGGCGATTGTTTAGGTGCCGCGCAACAACTCAGTGAACTGCTCATTTACCTGATACTTGTCGGCTTCGCGCATAATCAGGTCAACGTACTTGGAGGTTGGTTATGA
- a CDS encoding YoaK family protein yields the protein MISKLPRWIEYGAFVLALIAGFINSIGLLGFNHQSVSHLSGTATMIGTGMVTSSFNTISHLLLVLMSFIAGAAISGFYLRSGALQLGRNYSRLLILEAIFLLFSIYFLTKNALPGHYFASAACGLQNALVTTFSGAVIRTTHVTGIFTDLGIMIGAKLRGEPFDNRKALLFLLIISGFILGGTLGAISFSALYFYALLIPAATCMILAVSYSVYNARFGR from the coding sequence GTGATTTCAAAATTACCTCGTTGGATCGAATACGGCGCGTTTGTTCTCGCGCTGATCGCGGGTTTTATCAATTCAATTGGTTTATTGGGTTTTAACCATCAATCTGTGTCACATCTCTCGGGTACCGCGACAATGATAGGCACAGGGATGGTCACTTCATCGTTTAATACTATTTCCCATTTGTTGCTGGTTCTCATGAGTTTTATTGCTGGTGCGGCTATCTCTGGCTTTTATTTGCGCAGCGGAGCGCTTCAATTGGGGCGTAACTACAGTCGGTTGCTTATTCTAGAGGCCATTTTCCTTCTATTCTCCATTTACTTTTTAACCAAGAATGCGTTGCCTGGCCATTATTTTGCTTCTGCTGCGTGTGGATTACAAAATGCTCTTGTCACGACGTTTAGCGGCGCTGTGATCAGAACCACACACGTCACTGGGATTTTTACTGACCTAGGTATTATGATAGGAGCAAAATTAAGGGGTGAACCGTTTGATAATAGAAAAGCGTTACTGTTTTTATTGATCATTAGCGGCTTTATTTTAGGTGGCACTTTAGGAGCCATATCTTTTAGTGCGCTATACTTTTACGCCTTATTGATACCCGCTGCGACTTGTATGATTTTGGCGGTATCGTACTCAGTGTACAATGCGCGATTTGGCCGATAA
- the cobT gene encoding nicotinate-nucleotide--dimethylbenzimidazole phosphoribosyltransferase has translation MLQHTFSEAIQQRIDTKTKPLGALGQLEQLAFQLATIQSQGKQQVTDKISIAKPTVIVFAGDHGIADEGVSIAPSAVTQQMVLNFLSGGAAINCFCRVNNVAMKVVDTGIMNPVDSDHKDFIVQRLGARTENFAQGPAMSQQTVAKGIELGQTMVTDLIQQGTNMVMFGEMGIGNTSSASAIMAALSQRQVSECVGLGTGITPEQLHKKHQLVSKGVKRCLSNDPIDVLSQVGGFEIVQMVGAFIGAYKQNVPVIVDGFIVTVAAYVATFIEPDCRDYMIFAHKSKEAPHQALLEELGADPLLDLSLRLGEGTGAVLAMPLVSAAAEFYNTMASFEDAGVTV, from the coding sequence ATGTTACAACACACCTTTTCTGAAGCCATTCAACAACGCATTGATACTAAAACCAAACCGCTTGGTGCCTTAGGGCAACTTGAGCAACTGGCATTTCAGTTGGCAACCATTCAAAGCCAAGGCAAACAGCAGGTTACAGATAAAATAAGCATTGCCAAGCCGACGGTCATCGTATTTGCTGGAGACCACGGAATTGCTGATGAAGGCGTCAGTATTGCGCCTAGTGCCGTTACTCAGCAGATGGTTCTCAACTTCTTGTCAGGTGGCGCGGCAATCAATTGTTTTTGTCGAGTGAACAATGTCGCGATGAAAGTGGTTGATACAGGCATAATGAATCCAGTTGACTCCGATCATAAGGATTTCATCGTTCAGCGACTTGGGGCCCGTACCGAAAATTTTGCTCAGGGACCGGCTATGAGTCAGCAAACGGTGGCTAAAGGCATTGAACTCGGTCAGACCATGGTTACCGATCTTATCCAACAAGGCACTAACATGGTGATGTTTGGTGAAATGGGGATCGGTAATACCAGTAGTGCTTCGGCCATCATGGCTGCATTGAGTCAGCGTCAAGTGAGCGAATGCGTCGGGCTCGGCACAGGGATCACCCCTGAACAACTGCATAAAAAACATCAGCTTGTTTCCAAAGGCGTCAAACGATGCTTATCCAATGATCCAATCGATGTGCTTTCACAAGTGGGAGGGTTTGAAATCGTTCAAATGGTGGGGGCATTTATTGGAGCCTATAAACAGAACGTTCCCGTTATTGTTGATGGCTTTATCGTGACCGTTGCCGCTTATGTTGCCACCTTCATTGAGCCTGACTGCCGTGACTATATGATTTTCGCACACAAATCGAAAGAAGCTCCGCACCAAGCATTGCTTGAAGAACTCGGGGCAGACCCATTGCTTGATCTCTCACTGCGCTTAGGTGAAGGAACGGGGGCGGTACTTGCTATGCCTTTAGTGAGCGCAGCAGCCGAATTTTACAATACCATGGCGAGCTTTGAAGACGCGGGCGTGACCGTCTAA
- a CDS encoding oxidoreductase has protein sequence MSIPGDNTAVILAGSSGLVGTEVLKQVLEDDSISHVYALARKELPFFHSKLEQILDNELRVLEWKKENPTPNIGIISLGTTLEQAGSKEKLEEVDYQLVCDVAQSMKVLGVKKLAVVSSIGASPYSFSHYLKCKGRMEETIRNIGFEKLVFAQPGPLVGLRDEPRKNEAVVEYILKILTPLMIGPLTKYVPIKASHVATAMLYDIFDGSTGSDRTMDSAEMERLHAQRR, from the coding sequence ATGAGCATTCCGGGTGATAACACAGCAGTAATTCTAGCGGGTTCTTCTGGGCTTGTTGGCACTGAAGTGTTGAAACAAGTACTAGAAGATGACTCTATCTCGCACGTTTATGCGTTAGCACGTAAAGAACTTCCTTTCTTTCATTCAAAGCTTGAGCAAATTCTGGATAATGAATTGCGTGTTTTAGAGTGGAAAAAAGAAAACCCGACACCGAACATTGGCATCATCAGCTTAGGCACAACGCTTGAACAAGCCGGTTCTAAAGAAAAGCTAGAAGAAGTCGATTATCAGCTGGTGTGTGATGTTGCTCAATCAATGAAAGTGCTCGGCGTAAAGAAGCTGGCGGTTGTTTCAAGTATTGGTGCCTCCCCTTATTCGTTCTCACACTACTTAAAGTGTAAAGGAAGAATGGAAGAAACCATTCGCAATATAGGCTTTGAAAAGCTTGTTTTTGCCCAGCCCGGCCCATTGGTTGGTTTACGAGATGAACCTAGAAAAAATGAAGCGGTGGTCGAGTACATCCTTAAAATACTTACGCCACTCATGATCGGGCCTTTGACAAAATACGTTCCAATTAAGGCCAGCCATGTCGCTACAGCCATGCTTTATGACATCTTTGATGGCAGCACTGGATCTGACAGGACGATGGATAGTGCCGAAATGGAACGATTACACGCTCAACGCCGCTAA